One window of Sphingobacteriales bacterium genomic DNA carries:
- a CDS encoding helix-turn-helix domain-containing protein — protein MGRVNTPILSETGRKELETLFKKSDNHSLRKRCQTILLKAEGRHSKDVGSIVGMCHVSVNSWLKRYKSDGIAGLYIKPGRGKKPLIDKKSDETCYFGSRQSASPKSSYRQGRMGGFKWKRSKQEHF, from the coding sequence ATGGGACGAGTAAACACACCGATACTAAGTGAAACAGGTCGAAAAGAGTTAGAGACACTGTTTAAAAAATCAGATAACCATAGTTTGCGAAAACGCTGCCAGACAATTTTGTTAAAAGCTGAGGGTCGGCATTCAAAAGATGTAGGAAGCATAGTAGGCATGTGTCATGTGAGTGTGAACAGTTGGTTAAAACGGTATAAATCAGATGGGATAGCAGGCTTATACATCAAACCGGGGCGTGGCAAAAAGCCTCTTATTGATAAAAAATCGGATGAAACATGCTATTTTGGAAGCCGTCAGTCAGCATCGCCAAAAAGTAGCTACCGCCAAGGCAGAATGGGAGGCTTCAAGTGGAAAAGAAGTAAGCAAGAGCACTTTTAA
- a CDS encoding hydrolase: MAGLGLLQASTSVLMVIDIQEKLMPVIAENELVLSNVNKLIQGAQILNLPIIVTEQYPKGLGNTCSEIKLPENQPVIQKTCFSCMLSEGVNETLARLKTKSVIITGAEAHICVLKTALDALEHRYDVHIVADAVSSRTLANKQIALERLKQSGAFISSVEMILFQLLDYAGTDQFKQISKLIK, encoded by the coding sequence ATGGCAGGATTAGGACTTCTTCAAGCAAGTACCTCTGTTTTGATGGTAATTGATATTCAGGAAAAACTGATGCCGGTTATAGCTGAAAATGAATTGGTTTTGAGCAATGTTAACAAATTGATTCAAGGTGCCCAAATATTAAATCTTCCGATTATTGTAACAGAGCAATATCCGAAAGGCCTTGGAAATACCTGTTCAGAAATCAAACTTCCTGAAAATCAACCGGTTATTCAAAAAACATGCTTCAGTTGTATGCTGTCAGAAGGTGTTAATGAAACCTTGGCGAGATTAAAGACTAAATCTGTTATAATTACAGGTGCAGAAGCGCATATTTGTGTGTTAAAAACGGCTTTGGATGCATTGGAACATCGTTATGATGTTCATATAGTAGCTGATGCAGTTTCGTCCAGAACTTTGGCAAACAAACAAATAGCGTTAGAGAGATTGAAGCAATCAGGAGCTTTTATTTCATCGGTAGAAATGATACTTTTTCAGTTGCTTGACTATGCCGGAACCGATCAATTTAAACAAATCAGCAAACTTATAAAATAA
- a CDS encoding long-chain fatty acid--CoA ligase, with the protein MEITRLFDYLDHQAAERANQPFLSAKTQTHKGKEWITYSFKQVHEMVNRVSAALIQLGIQKNDKIALIAANSPEWNFIDLGVQQIGAVCVPMYPTISQNDYEFIFNDAEIVYAFVGDENILQRVLPLINLVPSLKGIYTFQRISGQKHYSEILPEIDKVDFTAIESYKTKVSPDDLATIIYTSGTTGNPKGVMLSHDNLVSNLKAIQMLLPFLPGAKSLSFLPLCHSFERIVFYAYLSNAVHIHYAESLDTIGENLKEVQPYCFTTVPRLLEKVYEKIMEKGLQLTGVKKKLFFWAVSLGLKFELNKNMGILYDLQLSIARKLIFSKWQEALGGKVQFIVTGAAAFQPRLARLFTAAGISIIEGYGLTETSPVLSVNRIELKDRAIGTVGLPIPGVTIQLAPDGEIIAKGPNIMKGYYKRPDLTAEVIDEDGWFHTGDIGEWLDNRFLKITDRKKELFKTSGGKYIAPQVIENKLKESPYIEQIMVVGDSQKYVAALIVPSFLNLREWAKNEGLQFDDNQQIVDNEKIKNLISAEIETYNRHFGKWEQIKKVTILPHEWSIETGELTPTMKLKRKIIAQKFASYIEALYQNDQEVI; encoded by the coding sequence ATGGAAATCACCCGTCTTTTTGACTATTTGGATCATCAGGCTGCCGAAAGAGCAAACCAACCTTTTCTGTCGGCTAAAACACAAACCCATAAAGGTAAGGAATGGATAACCTATTCTTTTAAACAGGTTCATGAAATGGTCAATCGAGTCAGTGCAGCTTTGATTCAGTTGGGTATTCAAAAAAATGATAAAATCGCCTTAATAGCAGCTAATTCGCCGGAATGGAATTTTATTGATCTTGGAGTACAGCAAATCGGCGCAGTTTGTGTGCCGATGTATCCAACTATCAGCCAAAATGACTATGAATTTATTTTCAATGATGCCGAAATTGTTTATGCATTTGTGGGGGATGAAAATATTTTACAACGAGTTTTACCCCTCATTAATCTGGTACCTTCCTTAAAGGGAATATACACTTTTCAAAGAATTTCAGGGCAAAAACATTATAGTGAAATTTTGCCGGAAATTGATAAAGTAGATTTTACTGCTATTGAATCCTATAAAACGAAAGTTTCCCCGGATGATTTGGCAACAATTATCTATACTTCAGGTACTACCGGTAACCCCAAAGGAGTCATGTTATCCCATGATAATTTGGTTAGCAATCTCAAAGCAATTCAAATGCTTCTTCCATTCCTGCCCGGCGCTAAATCATTGAGTTTTCTCCCGCTATGTCATAGTTTTGAGCGGATAGTTTTTTATGCATATTTATCTAATGCAGTTCATATTCATTATGCAGAAAGTTTAGACACCATTGGTGAAAACCTGAAAGAAGTGCAGCCATATTGTTTTACCACTGTCCCAAGACTGCTCGAAAAGGTGTATGAAAAAATCATGGAGAAAGGACTTCAACTGACAGGGGTAAAAAAGAAATTGTTTTTTTGGGCAGTCAGTTTAGGTTTGAAATTTGAATTGAATAAAAATATGGGCATACTTTATGATTTGCAATTGTCAATCGCCCGTAAACTGATTTTTTCAAAATGGCAGGAAGCACTCGGCGGAAAAGTACAGTTTATTGTTACCGGAGCTGCTGCTTTTCAACCGAGATTAGCTCGTTTATTTACTGCTGCCGGCATTTCAATAATTGAAGGATACGGACTGACCGAAACCTCCCCTGTTTTAAGTGTGAATCGAATTGAACTAAAAGACAGGGCTATTGGAACGGTAGGGTTACCTATTCCGGGAGTCACCATTCAGTTAGCACCTGATGGAGAAATTATAGCAAAAGGTCCTAACATCATGAAGGGCTATTATAAAAGACCCGATCTTACTGCTGAGGTTATAGACGAAGATGGATGGTTTCATACGGGCGATATTGGGGAATGGCTGGATAATCGCTTTTTAAAAATTACCGACCGGAAAAAAGAATTGTTTAAAACCTCCGGAGGTAAATATATTGCTCCGCAAGTGATTGAAAATAAGCTAAAAGAATCGCCTTATATCGAGCAAATTATGGTAGTTGGCGACTCTCAAAAATATGTCGCTGCTTTAATTGTTCCTTCTTTTCTAAACCTCCGCGAATGGGCAAAAAACGAAGGATTACAATTTGATGATAATCAGCAAATTGTTGACAATGAAAAAATTAAAAACCTGATCAGTGCTGAAATAGAAACTTACAATCGGCACTTTGGAAAATGGGAACAAATTAAAAAGGTAACGATCCTTCCTCACGAATGGTCCATAGAAACCGGAGAATTAACCCCAACCATGAAACTGAAAAGAAAAATTATTGCACAAAAATTTGCATCTTATATAGAAGCACTTTACCAAAACGATCAGGAAGTAATCTAA
- a CDS encoding Hsp20/alpha crystallin family protein produces MHYSKTYCHGQGQHEHGCQSRAFFKHYGKHFGKFGNPWMLFNTPVNIKENAEDFEVHLYAAGYKKSDFEISLSGSVMTIKVNNSTREGNDNWLRKEHQTQSMERRFELGDKIDTTDISAKYEDGVLIVRLPKKVADEPAKNVTIE; encoded by the coding sequence ATGCATTACAGCAAAACTTACTGCCATGGGCAGGGACAACACGAACATGGCTGCCAAAGCCGGGCATTTTTTAAACATTATGGTAAACATTTCGGAAAATTCGGAAACCCCTGGATGTTGTTTAATACTCCGGTAAACATTAAAGAAAACGCTGAAGATTTTGAAGTGCATTTATATGCAGCAGGTTACAAAAAAAGCGATTTTGAAATTAGTTTATCAGGAAGTGTGATGACCATCAAGGTTAACAACTCAACCCGGGAAGGAAACGACAATTGGTTGCGAAAAGAACATCAAACACAGAGCATGGAGCGTCGTTTTGAACTGGGCGACAAGATTGATACCACCGATATCAGTGCAAAATATGAAGATGGCGTTTTAATAGTCCGATTGCCCAAAAAAGTAGCCGATGAACCGGCAAAAAATGTAACCATCGAATAA
- a CDS encoding RNA polymerase sigma factor: MDEDRTIISINMSNADRESSIIKTVQAYSKRLMGFIRKQVPNEEDAEDVLQDVFFQLTNYSQPIEQLTAWLFTVARNKITDRRRKKQPELFDLTAAEEEDPDDFVGDWKDLLFDATDNPEIEYLRGLFWETLYAALDELPSAQREVFILNELEDIPFKVIAEQTGETVNTLLSRKRYAVLHLRKRLQLLKNELLSY, from the coding sequence ATGGATGAGGACAGGACAATAATTTCAATAAATATGAGCAATGCCGATCGGGAATCTTCCATCATTAAGACCGTACAGGCATATAGTAAGCGATTGATGGGTTTTATCAGAAAGCAGGTGCCAAACGAGGAAGATGCAGAGGACGTTTTGCAAGATGTTTTTTTCCAGCTCACCAACTATTCCCAACCTATCGAACAACTCACAGCTTGGTTATTTACCGTTGCCCGAAATAAGATTACAGACCGCCGCCGTAAAAAACAGCCTGAGTTGTTTGATTTAACAGCCGCAGAAGAGGAAGACCCGGACGATTTTGTTGGCGATTGGAAAGACCTGCTTTTTGACGCAACCGATAACCCGGAAATAGAGTATTTAAGAGGGCTGTTTTGGGAAACCCTATATGCTGCCTTAGACGAACTGCCTTCAGCACAAAGAGAAGTCTTTATTTTAAATGAATTGGAAGACATACCCTTTAAGGTTATTGCTGAACAAACCGGAGAAACGGTAAATACTTTATTGTCCCGCAAAAGGTATGCGGTTTTACACCTTCGCAAAAGGTTGCAACTATTAAAAAACGAGCTATTGAGTTACTGA
- a CDS encoding translocation/assembly module TamB — MTRTRRIVTSFVVITVFLLLLGGAILYLLKQPLIQSVLVKRVLTEVIGKRYLNTEIQVGSLYVDIYDQIEIRELYIEDWNCDTLLYLQKLSVNIDSLSLWNKALLVNEILIDAPFVNFAKSQTDDRFNFEYLLQQFGGTDSKTKKDTIATAPKPSPIFLDLKKLKLNSPRFKLNDEKGGLNIEVVLSKLQADLSSFKIFEKQITLDSLQLHAPRFLLADTISSPDNNEEEDCEKPVPISLKGWLFAARHFNLSEGDFTFRKGFDTLPRPNAVNFKSLKINEIDIQISNFVYGSNDTISGHLDHLSAKERSGLEVKKASAFVLFSPAKIEMSDLKLQTPNSLVEDYVAFNFKSLRCFDEFLTEVKLDVRLKPVSYFTFRDIAFFAGSLHKEKLISKNLDTKIHVSGKAKNEISRLSAEGLTLKIGKTYFKGDVRMRGLPDFQSTNIDAKISVLKTTINEVKGFLPSSLKLPPEIDKLGNVQFSGRYSGFPKHFVAEGTLLSDIGQVQSDVKIDIERVLRYSGKIAVKDFDLGKMLDKPEQFGKTTFNATVNGKGIKPEELEIDLGGKIESFTFNNYTYTNVGIDGRVDKKLFSGNVLITDNNLSLSFKGLVNFNEETPKYQFTADLFKLNLKKLNLIKSDKIKEDFIISGRTNLNLLGKDIDDIAGNATFYDVKIQNGARHFYLDTVKLFSAITDNHRTLQLNSNILTADVNGKYTFKELPNSFINLLHQYFPYRFKYTKPTQEQDVDFAINVNNPALLSQFLLPELERLDNAMVKGSFNSSSRSLNLKAKADAFGISGIGIYGINISAKSDAKELNFDAKTDSSYIAKNNLLLPPIYAQGAVFNDSIRFAVKVARDTAANRANIAGLIFANSDTLKMKFDTTEIVLNYKKWETNSGTFAYKNKNYFEIEDLALRQDERTIMLRSHPSRLHNNYTEVILENIYMKDFSYIPIIEKIGIETKVSGEIAIKDIFETQIINAELLAQDFVFRKQPIGDVKLRVDKRFKADDLHVGLDVMNENYDIKVNQGLVVLPKKEGDKPYIDVNANIRKGNLRFLEAFLGGLVTRTEGNIKGLLHIYGKLEEPNFNGNIFVEKGGTTVSYLNTRYTLKNQSIIFDDKYIRFNNLGLNDTLGNTARANGYVFLNDLKNMSINLDITTDNLLLLNTKYEQNNLYYGTAFGGGVMRFRGPFNQLDLYINARSNKGTKFNLPISYESDVTENAIYTFINTGVVKNEDAVVTPPATSGMKIQFDLEMTPDAEIQIIFDLQAGDIIKGRGSGNIQMEISTIGDFVFNMYGKYTIEQGSYLFTLQNIINKYFEVEKGGTVTFAGQPYDAQLDVKAIYRLKTNRDNLLNDAEIASLIDQADLKRRVPIDVFLKLAGSLMQPNIKFEVNQSENPVTRVDDVIAAKLSELNQNDPNELNKQVFGLLVLNSFMSPDRVNLDLRSGVNTTVSELLSNYLSSYLNQVVSGLIPDSEFNINWRNYTSEVESQNPEDAAANFRNEIELVLTKRLFNDRLSIQLGGNVDVGNTQAQTGNQVFFAGDFVLEYRITPDGRYLLKAFNKTDYDILSGTFNKTGASITATQEFDTFKDLFKRKKKKKSVQSE; from the coding sequence TTGACCCGAACCCGCCGGATTGTAACTTCTTTTGTCGTGATAACAGTATTTCTTTTACTGTTAGGAGGCGCTATTTTATATCTTCTCAAACAGCCATTGATACAAAGTGTATTGGTTAAACGAGTACTCACGGAAGTTATAGGGAAACGATATTTGAATACCGAAATTCAGGTTGGTTCGTTGTATGTTGATATTTACGATCAAATTGAAATCAGAGAACTATATATCGAAGATTGGAATTGCGATACTTTATTGTATTTGCAAAAGCTTTCTGTCAATATTGACAGCCTTTCATTGTGGAATAAAGCACTTTTGGTAAATGAAATATTGATAGATGCCCCCTTTGTTAATTTTGCTAAAAGCCAGACAGATGACCGTTTCAATTTTGAATATTTATTACAGCAGTTTGGAGGAACAGATAGCAAGACCAAAAAGGATACAATTGCAACTGCTCCAAAACCCTCTCCCATTTTTCTGGATTTAAAAAAGTTAAAACTCAACAGCCCCAGATTCAAGCTAAACGATGAAAAAGGGGGGTTAAATATAGAGGTGGTGTTGTCAAAATTGCAGGCTGACTTGAGCAGCTTTAAGATTTTCGAAAAACAAATTACCCTCGATTCTCTGCAACTTCATGCTCCTCGTTTTTTATTAGCAGATACCATCAGCAGCCCTGATAATAATGAAGAGGAAGATTGTGAAAAACCGGTGCCTATTTCCTTGAAAGGGTGGTTGTTTGCAGCTCGACACTTCAATTTGTCTGAAGGCGATTTTACTTTCAGAAAAGGGTTTGATACGCTTCCCCGCCCAAATGCAGTTAATTTTAAATCTTTGAAAATTAACGAAATTGACATACAAATCAGCAATTTTGTTTATGGAAGTAATGATACCATAAGCGGACACTTAGACCATCTGAGTGCAAAAGAAAGGTCGGGATTAGAGGTAAAAAAAGCAAGCGCATTTGTGTTGTTTTCACCTGCTAAAATTGAAATGTCAGACCTTAAACTTCAAACACCAAACAGTCTGGTTGAAGATTATGTGGCATTTAATTTTAAAAGTCTGCGTTGTTTCGACGAGTTTTTAACAGAGGTGAAATTAGATGTTCGATTAAAACCTGTTTCGTATTTTACATTCAGAGACATCGCCTTTTTTGCCGGAAGTTTGCATAAAGAAAAATTGATTTCCAAAAACCTCGATACAAAAATTCATGTTTCGGGAAAAGCCAAAAACGAAATAAGCCGTTTAAGCGCAGAGGGTTTAACCTTGAAGATAGGTAAAACTTATTTTAAAGGAGATGTGCGAATGAGGGGTTTACCCGATTTTCAATCTACCAATATAGATGCCAAAATCTCGGTACTGAAAACTACGATTAATGAAGTAAAAGGATTCTTGCCTTCCTCCCTGAAACTGCCTCCCGAAATTGACAAATTGGGTAATGTTCAGTTTTCGGGCAGATACTCCGGTTTTCCTAAACATTTTGTGGCAGAAGGTACACTACTGTCTGATATTGGTCAGGTACAATCGGATGTAAAAATTGATATCGAAAGGGTTTTGCGATATTCCGGAAAAATTGCGGTTAAGGATTTTGATTTGGGCAAAATGTTGGATAAACCCGAACAGTTCGGAAAAACAACCTTTAATGCTACTGTAAACGGAAAAGGAATTAAACCCGAAGAACTTGAAATTGATCTTGGCGGTAAAATAGAGAGTTTTACATTTAACAATTATACCTATACCAATGTAGGAATTGATGGACGCGTGGATAAAAAACTGTTTTCCGGAAACGTGCTCATTACTGACAACAACCTAAGTCTGAGTTTCAAAGGTTTGGTCAATTTCAATGAAGAAACTCCTAAATATCAATTTACCGCCGATTTGTTTAAGCTCAATTTGAAGAAATTGAACCTCATCAAATCAGATAAGATTAAAGAAGATTTTATCATATCCGGCAGAACAAACCTAAACTTGTTGGGTAAAGATATTGATGATATTGCGGGTAACGCTACTTTTTATGATGTAAAAATCCAGAACGGTGCCCGGCACTTTTATTTAGATACTGTTAAACTGTTTTCTGCCATTACCGATAATCATCGCACGCTGCAGTTAAATTCCAATATTCTGACTGCAGATGTGAATGGAAAATACACGTTTAAAGAACTGCCTAATTCTTTTATCAATCTTTTACATCAATATTTCCCTTATCGGTTTAAATATACCAAACCCACCCAGGAACAAGATGTTGACTTCGCAATAAATGTGAACAACCCCGCTTTACTTTCACAGTTTTTATTGCCTGAACTGGAAAGGCTCGACAACGCTATGGTAAAAGGCAGTTTTAATTCCAGCTCAAGAAGCCTGAATTTAAAAGCAAAAGCAGATGCTTTCGGCATCAGTGGAATTGGAATTTATGGAATAAATATCAGTGCAAAATCGGATGCTAAAGAGTTGAACTTTGACGCAAAAACCGACTCATCGTATATTGCTAAAAATAACCTGTTATTACCGCCCATCTATGCACAGGGAGCAGTTTTCAATGACAGTATCCGTTTTGCCGTAAAAGTTGCAAGAGATACGGCGGCAAACAGAGCTAATATTGCAGGGTTGATTTTTGCAAATTCAGATACCCTGAAAATGAAATTTGATACTACCGAAATCGTATTAAATTACAAAAAGTGGGAAACTAATTCGGGCACATTCGCCTACAAAAACAAAAACTATTTTGAAATTGAAGATTTGGCACTCCGTCAGGATGAGCGCACCATCATGCTGCGCAGCCATCCTTCGCGACTACACAACAATTATACTGAGGTTATACTGGAGAATATTTACATGAAAGACTTTAGTTACATTCCGATCATTGAAAAAATTGGAATAGAGACCAAAGTCAGTGGTGAAATTGCAATAAAGGACATATTCGAAACACAAATCATCAATGCAGAGCTTCTTGCTCAGGATTTTGTTTTTCGCAAACAACCGATTGGCGATGTAAAACTGCGGGTTGATAAAAGATTTAAAGCAGACGATCTGCATGTTGGCTTAGATGTCATGAATGAAAACTATGACATAAAAGTTAATCAAGGATTGGTGGTTTTACCTAAAAAGGAAGGAGACAAACCTTATATTGATGTAAATGCGAATATTCGCAAAGGCAATCTGCGTTTTTTAGAGGCCTTTTTAGGAGGATTAGTAACCAGAACCGAAGGGAATATCAAGGGGTTGTTGCATATTTACGGCAAATTGGAAGAGCCTAATTTTAACGGAAATATTTTTGTGGAAAAGGGAGGAACTACTGTCAGTTATCTGAATACAAGATACACACTCAAAAATCAGAGCATTATTTTCGATGATAAATATATTCGGTTTAACAACTTAGGACTAAACGACACTTTGGGCAATACTGCAAGGGCTAATGGCTATGTGTTTTTGAACGATTTAAAAAACATGAGTATTAACCTCGATATCACCACTGACAATTTATTATTGTTAAACACAAAATACGAACAAAACAACCTCTACTACGGAACAGCATTCGGAGGAGGGGTCATGCGCTTCAGAGGTCCTTTTAACCAGTTAGACCTATACATCAATGCCCGTTCCAATAAAGGCACTAAGTTTAATCTGCCAATCAGTTATGAGTCGGATGTAACCGAAAATGCAATTTATACTTTTATCAACACCGGAGTTGTCAAAAATGAAGATGCTGTAGTTACGCCACCTGCTACTTCCGGCATGAAAATTCAGTTTGATTTGGAGATGACACCCGATGCCGAAATTCAGATAATTTTCGATCTTCAGGCAGGTGATATTATAAAGGGCAGAGGAAGCGGCAATATTCAAATGGAAATCAGTACCATCGGGGATTTCGTATTTAATATGTATGGGAAATACACCATCGAACAGGGAAGCTACCTGTTTACCCTGCAAAACATCATTAACAAGTATTTTGAAGTCGAAAAAGGAGGAACAGTAACTTTTGCCGGACAGCCCTACGATGCACAATTGGATGTAAAGGCGATTTACAGGCTAAAAACAAACAGAGACAATTTGTTAAATGATGCAGAAATAGCCTCCTTAATAGATCAGGCGGATCTGAAAAGAAGAGTCCCCATTGATGTATTTCTAAAACTTGCCGGATCCTTGATGCAGCCAAATATCAAATTTGAAGTCAATCAGAGCGAAAACCCCGTAACACGGGTAGATGATGTTATAGCTGCAAAACTTAGCGAATTAAATCAAAACGACCCAAATGAATTGAACAAGCAAGTTTTTGGTTTACTGGTGTTGAACAGCTTTATGTCTCCGGATCGGGTAAATCTCGATTTAAGGTCGGGAGTTAATACGACCGTCAGTGAGTTGTTAAGCAATTATTTGTCCAGCTATTTAAATCAGGTTGTTTCCGGACTTATCCCCGATAGTGAATTTAATATTAACTGGAGAAACTATACTTCTGAAGTCGAATCTCAAAATCCCGAAGACGCGGCTGCTAATTTCAGAAACGAAATTGAGTTAGTCCTGACGAAACGCTTGTTCAACGATCGCCTTTCCATTCAATTGGGAGGGAACGTTGATGTGGGGAATACACAGGCACAAACGGGTAATCAGGTCTTTTTTGCAGGCGACTTTGTACTGGAATATCGAATTACCCCCGATGGAAGATATTTGTTAAAAGCATTTAACAAAACAGATTACGACATCCTTAGCGGTACTTTTAATAAAACAGGTGCCAGCATTACTGCCACCCAAGAGTTCGATACATTTAAAGATTTGTTCAAAAGAAAAAAGAAGAAAAAAAGTGTTCAAAGTGAGTGA
- a CDS encoding histidinol-phosphatase — translation MSWSNYHQHCFFCDGTDEPSLYVESAIEKGVKSFGFSSHAPMSLNVPWSIKPHRFEEYLQTIAKLRDQYKDRLPIFIGLEIDYIPQVTSPARADFAMLDYNIGSVHYGYQHPEEGWYWEIDGTQQAYDNGIQQIYGGDIKKAVGSYFALQQEMLSTAPPQVLGHMDKVKMNNQNRFFTEDEPWYRQMVYDTLEAAARAGVLIEVNTRGVYKKKTTYPYPSPFVLERIKELNIPIVLNSDAHHPREITSYFSEAATMLHDFGFKELNILTTDGWQPRPFTEKGIIF, via the coding sequence ATGTCCTGGAGCAATTATCATCAACATTGTTTTTTTTGTGATGGCACAGATGAGCCATCTTTATATGTTGAATCTGCCATTGAAAAAGGAGTTAAATCCTTCGGATTTTCAAGCCATGCCCCTATGTCCCTCAATGTTCCCTGGAGTATTAAACCCCACCGTTTTGAGGAATATTTGCAAACTATCGCAAAACTGCGAGATCAGTACAAAGACCGGTTACCCATTTTTATCGGACTTGAAATAGATTATATCCCACAGGTTACTTCTCCTGCAAGAGCAGATTTTGCCATGTTGGATTACAATATCGGTTCGGTACATTATGGGTATCAGCATCCGGAAGAAGGTTGGTACTGGGAAATTGACGGCACTCAACAAGCCTACGACAATGGCATTCAGCAAATCTATGGTGGTGATATTAAAAAAGCAGTTGGCAGTTATTTTGCACTTCAACAGGAAATGTTATCAACCGCACCTCCCCAAGTACTGGGGCACATGGACAAGGTAAAAATGAACAATCAAAACCGTTTTTTTACCGAAGACGAGCCCTGGTACCGGCAAATGGTTTATGATACTCTGGAAGCGGCAGCCCGGGCCGGAGTTTTAATCGAAGTAAACACTCGCGGAGTTTATAAGAAAAAAACAACCTACCCCTACCCTTCCCCTTTTGTATTAGAGCGAATCAAAGAACTGAATATCCCAATTGTACTCAATTCTGATGCGCATCACCCCCGCGAAATTACTTCTTATTTTTCGGAAGCTGCTACAATGCTGCACGACTTTGGATTTAAAGAGTTAAACATCCTCACAACCGATGGCTGGCAACCCCGTCCGTTTACAGAAAAAGGAATTATATTCTAA
- a CDS encoding CotH kinase family protein, translating to MKHFFLILFGISGIVITPFSEVRSQIIPSPYSIPSDDPSAVLYSDVSIPRIDIFLDPVQFNNLINSPNNETEYPATFVYANDLFTDTVTNIGFGLRGNTSINADKKSFKISFNSYIPGAKYRNLEKMNLNGEHNDPSIIRSKLYWDLAQQMGIPAPRANHVRLYVNNQYRGLYINVEHIDEQFAQNRFGNNNGNLYKCNYPASLEYLGSNADAYKVEVFGRRIYELKINDEEDDYSDLAQFMNALHSSTFDEDFPGRLDEKFNVDNFLRVLALDIFTGNWDGYSYNINNFYLYRNTETGKFEYLPYDTDNTFGIDWFGIDWAIRPVYNWTPESDYPPLTTRVLNIPEFRKRFSYYFNMLLQTSANPGYNFSPN from the coding sequence ATGAAGCATTTTTTTCTAATCCTATTTGGAATATCAGGCATAGTCATTACCCCGTTTTCTGAGGTTAGATCACAAATTATTCCTTCGCCATACAGTATTCCTTCTGATGATCCTTCTGCAGTTTTGTACAGTGATGTCAGCATTCCGAGAATAGACATCTTTCTCGATCCGGTTCAGTTTAACAATCTCATCAACAGCCCCAATAATGAAACAGAGTATCCGGCAACATTTGTCTATGCGAATGATTTATTTACCGATACCGTAACTAATATTGGTTTTGGTTTGCGCGGAAATACCTCAATCAATGCGGACAAAAAGTCTTTCAAGATTTCGTTCAACTCCTATATACCGGGCGCAAAATATAGAAATCTGGAAAAAATGAATTTGAATGGCGAACACAACGACCCATCCATCATTAGGTCAAAACTATATTGGGATTTAGCTCAACAAATGGGAATACCTGCTCCAAGAGCTAATCATGTGCGGTTGTATGTTAATAACCAATACAGAGGTTTATACATCAACGTGGAACACATTGACGAACAGTTTGCTCAAAACAGATTTGGCAATAATAACGGCAATCTGTACAAATGTAATTACCCGGCATCGCTTGAATATTTGGGCAGCAACGCCGATGCCTATAAGGTCGAAGTGTTTGGAAGGCGTATTTATGAATTGAAAATAAACGATGAAGAAGACGATTATTCAGATTTAGCCCAATTTATGAATGCCCTTCACAGTTCAACATTCGATGAGGATTTTCCGGGCAGATTAGATGAGAAATTTAATGTTGACAATTTTTTGCGTGTTTTGGCTTTGGATATTTTTACCGGAAATTGGGACGGGTATAGCTATAATATCAATAACTTTTATTTGTACCGCAACACTGAAACCGGAAAGTTTGAATATCTGCCTTACGATACCGACAATACTTTTGGTATTGACTGGTTTGGTATTGACTGGGCAATTCGTCCGGTTTATAACTGGACTCCCGAATCCGATTATCCTCCTCTGACTACCCGGGTGCTTAATATCCCTGAGTTCAGAAAAAGATTTAGTTATTATTTTAACATGCTGCTTCAAACATCGGCTAATCCGGGGTATAATTTTTCCCCGAATTGA